From Alcaligenes faecalis, the proteins below share one genomic window:
- a CDS encoding DNA internalization-related competence protein ComEC/Rec2, giving the protein MLGRACLAAFVAAATFTHFLKPSYLALPVWPWLGAAVLSILLAQRFSFAYVLVFACLGAGYSVWHIQDRLAQSVPVADINKVSRVELEIQSLVQAGPNYRQFQARVLNSQPPGLPEQILVRWTAAQGHRSLYREPAVQNFPELMPGQRWRMSLLVRPPQGTRNPHGFDAERHAIIQGWRAVGSVRGQPQQVDFDPAQSWPTWTERLRHHLRSVLMPYVQERRWGGVMLALSLGDQASIAASDWLIFNRSGLTHLVSISGTHVTFLAVLLAAWVSWCWRRIRWGRWVLAEQIPAQVAATWVGIAGAGAYCVVAGWGVPAQRTFLMLLVLGVCRIRGLHLGASRTLLIAAMCVVLHDPWAGLTTGFYLSFAAVSVLFAFGSLMGQVPQPGSWWQRWGRRVWFATQLQVLITLALLPALAPLFHEISLASLPANAYAITLIGSVVTPLVLLLLILAALQAPPVWCESVAYLAHTVLDFTMQPTVWLAEHSLASMPVPAQHWAWTVLALLGVLLLLLPKGFVSRLSGLSLLVPALALRPSLLQEGDWDLFALDIGQGSAVVLRTRNQVLLFDVGNRYGPDSDEGKRSIAPWLKAKGIGQIDTLVLSHADMDHVGGTRSVLQAVPVSRSYSSFDLDAHLNREERLLGLATGSTTRPAQALRCEQDVSWEVDGVRFRFWWPPADEASFKAVYGREEDKNAISCVLEVQGARHSALLLGDAGVAQEQAIVAAGLGPIDVVVVGHHGSRTSSGAHFVKHIQAGLAIAQLGWWNRFSHPHPLVQARWERSGALFLRTDQWGALTVESRPSALYYFGERDRYARYWQPPAPP; this is encoded by the coding sequence ATGCTAGGGCGCGCATGTTTAGCCGCTTTTGTGGCCGCAGCCACATTCACCCATTTCCTGAAACCTTCCTATCTGGCCCTGCCTGTTTGGCCGTGGCTGGGTGCTGCTGTTTTGAGCATCTTGCTGGCACAGCGTTTCTCTTTTGCTTATGTTCTGGTCTTTGCCTGCTTGGGAGCGGGTTACAGCGTTTGGCATATACAAGACCGGCTGGCTCAATCCGTCCCGGTCGCCGACATCAATAAAGTCAGTCGCGTGGAACTGGAGATTCAATCCCTGGTGCAGGCCGGGCCGAATTACAGACAGTTTCAGGCTCGAGTCCTGAACTCTCAGCCGCCTGGTTTGCCTGAGCAGATTCTGGTTCGCTGGACTGCCGCTCAAGGCCATCGTTCTCTATACCGTGAGCCGGCTGTACAGAACTTTCCGGAATTGATGCCTGGTCAACGCTGGCGTATGTCCTTATTGGTGCGCCCACCTCAAGGGACCCGTAACCCGCACGGCTTTGATGCAGAACGTCATGCCATCATTCAAGGCTGGCGGGCCGTGGGCAGCGTTCGGGGTCAGCCACAACAAGTAGACTTCGATCCGGCGCAGTCCTGGCCCACGTGGACGGAGCGTCTGCGTCATCATTTGCGCAGCGTCTTGATGCCCTACGTACAGGAACGACGCTGGGGCGGGGTGATGCTGGCTTTGTCCTTGGGTGATCAAGCCAGTATCGCCGCATCGGACTGGCTGATCTTCAATCGCAGTGGCCTGACGCACCTGGTCTCCATCAGCGGCACGCACGTTACGTTCCTGGCCGTGTTGTTGGCTGCCTGGGTGTCCTGGTGCTGGCGACGTATCCGCTGGGGGCGCTGGGTATTGGCCGAGCAGATTCCCGCCCAGGTCGCCGCGACTTGGGTAGGTATTGCCGGGGCGGGCGCTTACTGTGTCGTCGCAGGCTGGGGTGTTCCTGCCCAGCGCACTTTTTTAATGTTGCTGGTGCTGGGTGTCTGCCGTATTCGGGGTTTGCATTTGGGGGCCAGCCGGACTTTACTGATTGCCGCTATGTGTGTGGTTTTACACGATCCTTGGGCGGGGCTGACGACCGGCTTTTATCTTTCTTTTGCCGCTGTCTCGGTTTTGTTCGCCTTTGGCTCCTTGATGGGGCAGGTGCCGCAGCCGGGGTCTTGGTGGCAGCGCTGGGGGCGGCGGGTCTGGTTTGCAACTCAGTTGCAGGTCCTGATTACCTTGGCCTTATTACCTGCACTGGCCCCCTTGTTCCATGAAATATCCTTGGCCTCTTTGCCCGCGAATGCCTACGCCATCACCTTGATTGGCTCGGTTGTGACGCCTTTGGTGTTGCTCTTGCTGATTTTGGCGGCATTGCAGGCTCCGCCGGTCTGGTGCGAGTCTGTCGCCTATCTTGCTCATACCGTATTGGACTTCACCATGCAGCCTACGGTCTGGTTGGCGGAGCATAGCCTTGCCAGTATGCCGGTGCCTGCCCAGCATTGGGCCTGGACAGTTCTGGCTTTGCTGGGAGTGTTGTTGTTGCTCTTGCCTAAAGGTTTTGTGTCCCGTTTGAGCGGCCTGTCTCTGCTGGTGCCTGCTTTGGCTTTACGACCTTCCTTGTTACAGGAAGGGGACTGGGACTTGTTTGCCTTGGATATAGGTCAGGGCAGTGCGGTGGTGCTGCGTACGCGTAATCAGGTGTTGTTGTTCGATGTAGGAAACCGCTACGGTCCTGATTCTGATGAGGGCAAGCGCAGCATTGCACCCTGGTTGAAAGCCAAGGGAATAGGGCAGATAGACACCTTGGTGCTGTCTCATGCCGATATGGACCATGTGGGCGGGACGCGCAGTGTGTTGCAGGCGGTGCCCGTGAGCCGCTCCTATAGCAGCTTTGACCTGGACGCCCATTTGAATCGGGAAGAGCGTTTGCTGGGGTTGGCAACTGGTTCCACGACTCGCCCGGCACAAGCCTTGCGCTGCGAGCAGGATGTGAGCTGGGAGGTAGACGGCGTACGTTTCCGGTTCTGGTGGCCGCCCGCAGATGAGGCCAGCTTCAAGGCCGTCTATGGTCGCGAGGAAGATAAAAACGCCATTAGCTGCGTGCTGGAAGTTCAAGGTGCCCGACACAGCGCGCTGCTTTTGGGTGATGCGGGTGTGGCACAAGAGCAGGCCATTGTGGCAGCAGGTTTGGGGCCTATCGACGTGGTGGTGGTTGGGCATCACGGCTCCCGGACTTCTTCGGGGGCGCATTTTGTCAAACACATACAGGCAGGCTTGGCCATCGCTCAATTGGGCTGGTGGAACCGTTTCAGCCATCCGCATCCACTGGTACAAGCTCGTTGGGAACGCTCCGGTGCTTTATTTCTGCGCACTGATCAATGGGGCGCCTTGACGGTGGAGTCACGCCCCTCGGCCCTGTATTACTTTGGAGAGCGGGACCGTTACGCCCGTTACTGGCAGCCCCCGGCACCACCCTGA